DNA from Jeotgalibacillus aurantiacus:
GCGCACCTTTAAAAGCACGAATGAGCCATTAATGAATTAGTTAATCATTTCAAATACGCCGGCAGCACCCATTCCGCCACCGATACACATCGTGACAACTCCAAACTGCTGCTGTCTGCGCTGCAGTTCATGAAGCAGTGACAGTGTCAGCTTTGCACCTGTACAGCCAAGTGGATGACCAAGGGCAATAGCGCCACCATTTACATTGATAATATCTTCATTCAGTCCAAGCTGTCTGATGACCTGAATTGACTGGGAAGCAAAGGCTTCATTCAGTTCGAAGAGATCAATATCAGAAAGTGAAAGGCCTGCGAGTTTCAATGCTTTCGGAATCGCTTCAACCGGACCAACACCCATGATCTCTGGTGGTACGCCTCCTACTGCAAATGAACGGAACTTCGCAATCGGCTTTAAACCTAACGCTTCAGCCTTTTCACGTTCCATCACCATGACAGCAGCGGCTCCATCACTCGTCTGAGAAGCATTACCTGCAGTGACACTTCCCGTTGTGGAAAATGCCGGGCGGAGTCTGCTCAGTGATTCAACGGTTGAATCAGCACGAACACCTTCATCCTGTGTGAACTGGATTGTTCTTTCCTGAAGCTGATTGTCTCTTCCGACAGAACGGAACGTCACATCTACCGGTACGATTTCATCATCAAACTTTCCTTCAGCAAGCGCCTTTGCTGCCTTCTGGTGACTGCGAACGGCAAATGCATCCTGATCCTCACGTGAGATGCCATACTTTTGAGCAACCTGCTCTGCTGTATGACCCATACTCATATAATACTCAGGCATTTCTTCCGCAATTTTGACATTCGGTCGCACAGTGTGACCCATCATCGGCACAAGACTCATGGATTCTGCTCCACCGGCAATGACCGTGTCAGCCTGCCCAAGCATAATGCGCTCAGCACCATATGCAATAGACTGAAGTCCTGATGAACAGTAGCGGTTAATCGTAATTGCCGGAACCGTATAAGATAATCCTGCAAGCGCGCCGATATTACGCGCCATATTCATTCCCTGTTCTGCTTCCGGCATCGCACAACCGAAAATCAGATCATCGATTTCCCCATCATAATTTCCTGCACGCTTTAATGTTTCGCGGACTGCAAGTGCTCCCAAATCATCCGGACGCACATGAGCCAGCGTTCCTTTTTTTGCTTTTCCGACCGGAGTTCTTGCTCCAGCCACAATCACTGCTTCACGCATGGTGCTCCCCCTTTATGTCTCATCGATTCTTTCAATCTATGAATGCAGCGGCTGAAAAACTAAGCCTGCTGCCATCTTTAATTAGTTACGAAGCGGTCTGCCTTTTACGAGCATGTGCTGCATTCTCATTTGAGATTTCTGTTCCTGAATCAGGCTCAGGAAGGCTTCTCTCTCAAGGCGAAGCAGATATTCTTCATCAACTTCTGTACCAAACGGAACTTTTCCACCTGCAATCACATATGCAAGCTTTTTGGCGATTTTCAGATCATGCTCTGAGATAAAGCCTGACTGGTGCATCGACTGTGCCCCAAGCAATAATGTTGCGTAACCTGTTTCACCGACAACCGGTACTTTCTTTTTAACAGGAGCTGTATAGTGCTCCGCTAAATGAATGACCGCCTGCTTCGCGTCATAAATGAGGTGATCTCCATTGACACTGATGCCGTCTGACGCTGTCAGGAAGTGATTGTCACGCGCTTCAGCAGCTGATGTTGACACCTTCGCCATCGCAATCGTTTCAAACACTTTGTTCGCAACTTTCTGAAGGTCGAAATCAACACCCTTTGGAAGTGAGTTGTAGTAATTCAGGTAAAGCTCTTTATTTCCACCACCGCCAGGGATTAAGCCAACACCGACTTCAACAAGTCCCATATACGTTTCAGCTGATGCCTGAATGTGATCAGCCGGCAGACAAACCTCTGTTCCACCGCCGAGCGTCATTCCGAATGGTGCAGCCACAACAGGGAACGAGCTGTATTTCAGCTTCATCATCGCTTCCTGGAAATGCTTCACGACCATATCGATTTCAAACACGTTATCATCCTGCGCTTCCATCAGGATCATCGCAAGGTTCGCACCAACACAGAAGTTCTTGCCCTGGTTCCCGATAACAAGACCTTTATAGTTTTTAGACACTTCCTCAACCGCGAAATTAATCATCTGGATAATGTCCATACCAATCGCATTATTCGGCGAGTGGAATTCAAGAAGCGCAACGCCATCTCCAAGATCAATCAGGCTTGCACCCGTGTTCTTTTTAATGACACCCTGCTTTTTCTTCAGCTGCTTCAGGTTGATCGCTTTTTCATTTCCAACGATCAAACGGTATTCACCGTTATAATAGAAGAAAAGATCTCCATTTTCTTCTTTGTAGAAGGAGTCATGACCGTTTGCGATCATCTCTTCCACCCACGCAGGAACGTGTAAGCCTTCAGCCTTCATTCTTTCAACTGATTTTGCTACACCAATGGCATCCCACGTTTCAAAAGGACCCTTTTCCCAGCCGAAGCCCCATTTCATCGCCTGATCAATACCGGTAATATCGTCTGCAATCTCACCTGTCAGTTCAGCCGAGTACACAAGAACCGGTGCAAGAATTGACCATAACAGCTCAGATGCACGGTCTTTACCGTAAACAAGCGTCTTCAGCTTGCCGGAGAAGCCTTTCTCCTGCTTCGCCATCTCAACAGAGGCAGCCTTCAATTTTCCGCGTGCTTCATACTCCATTGATTCAGGATTCAGCTGCAGGATTTCCTTGCCTTCCTTCTTAAAGAATCCCTGACCTGACTTACTTCCAAGCCAGCCATTGTCACGCATTTGAAGCATAAAGTCCGGAACTTCAAACACTTCTTTTTCCTGACCGTCCACTTTGTCATAGACGTTTTTCGCTACGTGAATGAATGTATCAAGTCCTACTACATCCAGCGTACGGAATGTCGCACTCTTCGGACGCCCGATCAGCGGTCCCGTTACGGAGTCAACCTCCCCAACACTGTATCCGCCTTTCAGCATCTCTTTTACCGTGACGAGCAGACCGTATGTACCGATGCGATTGGCAATAAAGTTCGGCGTATCCTTCGCAAATACGACTCCTTTACCCAGAACATCCTCACCGAATACCTTCATAAACTGAACGACTTCCGGGTCCGTATCCGCTGTAGGAATGACTTCCAGCAGCTTCAGATAACGTGGCGGGTTAAAAAAGTGAGTTCCAAGGAAGTTCTTTCTGAAATTCTTCGAACGTCCCTCAGTCATCGCCTCAATGGAGATCCCTGACGTATTCGAGCTGACAATACTGTCCTGCTTTCGGTACTGCTCCACTTTCTCAAACACTTTCTTTTTCACATCAAGATTTTCAACAACCACTTCAATAATCCAGTCCACTTCACCAAGCTGCTCAAGATGATCCTCAAGGTTACCAGCCTGAATCAGTGCTGCATTTGACTTCGTCGCAAGCGGTGCCGGTTTTTGTTTGAATAATTTTTTAATGGCTCCTTCACTGAAGCGGTTGCGCACTGCGCGATCTTCTAGTGTAAGGCCTTTTGCTTTTTCCTCATCCGTTAATTCATTCGGAACGATGTCTAACAGCATCGCTGGAATACCGATATTAGCTAAATGTGCTGCAATGCCAGATCCCATGACGCCTGATCCGATAACGGCAGCTTTTTGAATACGTCTGCTCAACTGAATATCCCCCTTATTGTGCATTTCCGTTTATTGAATGAATCATCATTCATTTTTTGGATAAAAAAATATAAGAAAATTCTTTACAATTTCATTTTAATGGATGGCACACTATTAATCAACCATTAAAAAAGCGCTTTCATTATTTTATGTAAAAAAATGAGTGGTGTGACTGTGATTTATTGATTTGAGTGTATTTATTAAAAACCGTACCGGGGGATTCCTCCGCTTTCCGCGGCCGCGCGGTGAGCCAGCTAATGCTTCGCATTACGCTGTCTCACCTGTCGCTCCTCTGCCGCAGGGAGTCTGCGGAATCCCCCGGTACTTTTATTGTTTTAATAAAATTGAATTTAATGCAAAAACCTCACACCCACATATAACAGATGCCAAAATGAAAATCTTTAATAACTCTCTTAAAATTCCACCTATGCATATTTCAATAAAAAAGGGCCGTATTCCCCCGGAGACTCCTGTGGCGGAAAGGGACAGGTGAAACCGATGTGCGAAGCACAGCGGGTTCACCGCCCGGCCACGGAAAGCGCAGGGGGAATACGGCCCGGTTATGTTTATTTACTGATAATCCCTTTAGCAACAAATGCCACGTTGGCTGGGCGTTCTGCTAGGCGGCGCATGAAGTAGCCGTACCAGTCTGTCCCAAATGGCATGTATACGCGCATTTTGTAGCCTTTTTTATGAAGCTCGCGCTGAAGTTCTTCGCGGATGCCGAAAAGCATCTGGAATTCGAATTGATCAGCTGGAATATTATGCCCTTCGACCAGCTTGATTGTATAGTCAATGATCGCATCGTCATGTGTAGCAACGGCTGTGTAGTTGCCGTTTAGCAGATGCATTTTGATAATTTTACGGAAGTTTTCATCGACCTGGCTTTTTTCTGTGTAGGCGACTTCAGGTGATTCTTTGTAAGCGCCTTTTACGAGTCTCAGGTTTGGTGAAAATTCATTCAGGGCGACCATGTCTTCTTCTGTACGGTACAGGTATGCCTGAATCACGGTGCCAATGTTGTCGTATTCAGATTTGAGCTGTTTGAAAATGTTGAGTGTCTTGCCGCATCTTTCGTAGTCTTCCATGTCAATGGTGACAAATACGTTATGTTGAACCGCAGCATCAAGGATTCTGCGCATGTTTTCAAGTGCAATCTCTTCTGAAAGGTCAAGGCCCATTGATGTCAGCTTGAGTGACAGCTGTGAATCAAGGTTGTGTTCACCGATCGCGTGCACGGCTTTCACACATTGATCAGTCATCTCTGCAGCTTCCTGTTCGTTATCTATAAATTCACCCAGATAATCAAGCGTGACGCAAAGCCCTTCTTCATTAAGTTTTTTGATGGCTTCAACCGCCTGCTCAACTGTTTCACCAGCTACAAAGCGCGCTGCTCCGAAACGCAGTCCGTACTGCTTTGCCGCCTTAGTCATCGGCTTATTTTTAGATAAAAACAAAAAGAAATCACGCATCACTCGTTCCATGATGTAAACCCCCTGAATCAAATATTTCCTGCAAGCGCTTTCTATTTTTTGAAAATAGGAAATCGTTACATGAATCAGTCTAATTCTATCATTAATCCTTTTATTTGAATACAAGGAAAGGTGCATAAAACCTGAATTATTTGGACAAATTAAGTCTGATTTTAAAGGAGGGATAAGAGATGAATCAACAGTCACTTTCTACGAAGGATGTTCTTTATCTGAAGGATGTTCTTGAATGGAACATGCTTGCGGCGAAGAAAGCGCATTACGCTGCCGCTCAGTGTACGAATCCTCAATTAAAAGCACAGCTTGAAACATGCTGCACGATGCACAGAAATCACTATGAGAAAACAACAGCTTTCCTGGCAGGCCAGTCACAGCAGACACAGCCGGGACAAATTCAATAAGGAGGAATCAGCATGCAGGAGATTCAGACAAACGCCGTCATGACCGATCGTGACTGGGCAACGGATATTCTTATTCTCGAAAAACATCTGGCAGTCAGCTACAGTGTAGCCGCCAATGAAGCCAGTAATCAGCCGCTGTTTCAATTTATCCAGTCTATTTCAGAGGAAACAGCACGACAGCAGCACACACTTTATTCTTTAATGCAGCAGCAGAACTGGTACAAACCTGAGCAGGAAACACCGAACAAAATCCAGACCGCTGCCCAGCAGGCAAGAACCGACCAAAGCCAGCTGCCGTTGAGTTAAGTAGGTTAGAATTTCAGCCTTAAATGTGTGTGATTTTTTTCAATTGTCGCGATACAATGTTTCGCGCGGATCAGCCTTGCTTAATATCGTTAGCTACTACGCGGCAATTTGAAATAAGCGGATTATAAACAATAGGGCTGGGGGACATCCGCAGACTCCTATGGCGGAAAGGGACAGGTGAAACCGATGTGCGAAGCACAGCGGGTTCACCGCCCGGCCACAGAAAAGCGGAGACGGGCGTTTAGGGACGTACAAACTGGACTGGCCACGACGGAGATAAAGGAAACACAGCGAACGCAGTGAGCTGATGTTGACTTATCGGACGAGGGGTCGGGAAGTTTGCTAGTCCCTGCCCGTCGTAGCTAGACAATGGAAAGCGGAGGATGTCCCCCAGCCCGGTTTTCTTATGTATGCTTCTTCTCTTCTCTCAGCACTTTATTTTTCCGCTGAATATCAGCCACAATTTTTTTCATGTCCTCTTTCCCTTCCGGATAAAGAGCGTTCCAATGCTTCGCTAAGGCCGGCATGGATTTGGCGATATGGTTATAGAGAATATACAGTTTGATTTCTTCGATAGATTCTTCAGAAGTATCTCCGGTCAGTAGTTCTGCGTATTTTTCTACCATTGCATCTATTTTTTCGTTTATCATGACAGACTTCCTCCTTTAAAAAGATAAAAACCGCCAAATAGACGGTTTCATCATTTTTCTTAATCAGTGTTTATCTATACAGTAGCTGACTCTCGAAATGATCGAATCTGGTCAGTTTACTGGGCCACTGCCGGATTAGCGGGTTGCTGAACGATGCAGCGTCCTCTTCCGTGAGGGATGCACAACGGCGTACCGAACAGCGGATCCGTTGTGACCTGGCAGTTCATTTCGAAAACGTGGCGCACCATTTCACAGCTGATAACTTCTTCCGGTTTCCCCTGTTTGTAGACGGTACGGTCTTTTACGGCAATCAGGTTGTGAGCATAGCGGCAGGCAAGGTTTAAATCGTGAAGAACCATAACGATGGTCCGATTCTCACGTTCATTTAATTCGAACAGCAGATCGAGAATTTCGATTTGGTGTGTCATGTCAAGATACGTGGTTGGTTCGTCCAGCAGGATGATGTCTGTGTCCTGTGCCAGTGTCATGGCAATCCAGGCACGCTGACGCTGTCCTCCGGAAAGTTCGTCCACAAAGCGGTCCTGAAGCTCAGTCATTCCGGTAGACGCGAGTGCATTTTGAACGGCTTTTTCGTCTTTGGCAGACCATTGCTGAAGGAATCCCTGATAAGGGTAGCGCCCCTGCTTAACGAGTTGAAGTACCGTAAGTCCTTCAGGTGCAACGGGTGACTGTGGCAGGATCGCCATTTCCTGAGCAACCTTGCGTGAGGAGTAGCGGTTAATTTCTTTTCCATTTAACAGAACATCTCCGTCATGCGGCTTTAACAGGCGGGCCATAGAACGCAGCAGGGTTGATTTGCCGCATCCATTTCCTCCGATTAAAACGGAGATCTCCCCTTTTGGTATTGTTAAATTCAGTTCTTCTATAATAATGGAATCTCCATATCCAAGTGTAAGTGACTGAGTTTTAAGCATCGGCTCTTGTCTCCTTTAATTTCCTTCGCAATCGTCGCAGTCGTACAATTAATCTGTTATTAAGTCTAGCTGAGAATCACTCTCAAGTCAATGATCCTGAGAATCATTATCAGTTTTTTCACACATTAATCACTTTCTTTTGCGTTTTAGGGTTAAACCTTTTATGATTTCACTATGGAGGGATGAATGATGCAAGGAATTAAAAATACTGAACAATTTAAAGAGGCAATTAACAGCAACGATCCGGTTATTGTGAAATTTACTGCTGACTGGTGTCCGGATTGCCGCAGAATGGACATGTTCATTGATGACATTATGGATGAATATAACGGCTATAAATGGTTCAATCTGAATCGTGATGAGCTGCCGGAAATCGCAGATGAACAGGAAGTCATGGGCATTCCAAGTCTTCTTATTTTCCAAAACGGCGAAAAGAAGGCGCATTTGCATTCTGCCAATGCAAAATCACCTGAACAGGTAACAGAATTTTTAGAGGCCCAAAAATAAAAGTTAAACGGAGGGTCAGCGATGTCAATCAGGACGATTCAGATTGGGGATCAACCCATTTCAGCATCCGTCATTGCGTTTGACAAAGACGGTACGTTATTCCAGGCTGAGCCTTTCTGGATTGCGTTAAATAAAGAAAGAAAAAAACGTTTTGTTTCGATCGCCGGTCTTCACAACGGTGATTTGTGGGACCGGATGATGGGTGTCAGCAGCAATGCTGTGGATCACAGTGGTCTGCTCGCCATTGCAGGTGAAAGTGAAGAGAAAATCGCCATTGCAGCCCTCATTTATCAGCAGACGCAAAAGCCATGGATTGAATCGCTGGCTCTATCTGAAAAACTGCTTGAAGAAAGCAACCGTTCTCTCAGAATACAGGATGCCTTTATTCCGACGCCCGGTGCCAGAGACCTCCTTTATTCATTAAAGGAAGCCGGTTACGTGGTCGGCATTGTGACGTCTGATCAGCATGACCGGACCGTTGAATGTCTGAAGCTTCTGGACTTCCACAAGAAAGCCGATTTTATCGTGACCCCTGCTGCTGTTGCACATGGCAAACCGGCACCTGACATGCTTGAAAAAGTACTTCGTAACTTTACAGTGCCTGCTCATGAAGTGCTGGTTGTTGGCGACAGCATTGTGGATTTGATGATGTCAAAAGCGGCCGGATGTAAAAGTGTCCTCGTGAATGAAAAGCCTGATATACTGGAGCAGCTTGCCCCATTGGCAGATTACGCAATCGAAGGCTTAAACGGTATGAAGGTTATATGGGAAAAAAGAGTTTATTAAACCGAACCACAGTTGATTCAACTGTGGTTTTTTGTGTGGTCAGATACCAAAAAATGTGTTCTTTTTTGAAACAGGAATGCATCCATTACCAGTGGGTCATCATGATTACAGAAAGGTTTTCTAAATCAAATGTTTAATCGCAATAATTCCCCTGAAATAACCATTTTCTTAGACTTGTTATGTGAAAACACACCCCGGCACCTTCTTTCTTGACACATCTGTCGGTAATGTGAAAAAGTAAGGTTATTCTACTACTACAAAGAGAAAGCAGGAGGTGCACACATGTTTGAGTGGGTGCTGAAAAGATCAAAGATTTTTATGATCTTATTTATTTTATTT
Protein-coding regions in this window:
- a CDS encoding acetyl-CoA C-acetyltransferase, with product MREAVIVAGARTPVGKAKKGTLAHVRPDDLGALAVRETLKRAGNYDGEIDDLIFGCAMPEAEQGMNMARNIGALAGLSYTVPAITINRYCSSGLQSIAYGAERIMLGQADTVIAGGAESMSLVPMMGHTVRPNVKIAEEMPEYYMSMGHTAEQVAQKYGISREDQDAFAVRSHQKAAKALAEGKFDDEIVPVDVTFRSVGRDNQLQERTIQFTQDEGVRADSTVESLSRLRPAFSTTGSVTAGNASQTSDGAAAVMVMEREKAEALGLKPIAKFRSFAVGGVPPEIMGVGPVEAIPKALKLAGLSLSDIDLFELNEAFASQSIQVIRQLGLNEDIINVNGGAIALGHPLGCTGAKLTLSLLHELQRRQQQFGVVTMCIGGGMGAAGVFEMIN
- a CDS encoding 3-hydroxyacyl-CoA dehydrogenase/enoyl-CoA hydratase family protein gives rise to the protein MSRRIQKAAVIGSGVMGSGIAAHLANIGIPAMLLDIVPNELTDEEKAKGLTLEDRAVRNRFSEGAIKKLFKQKPAPLATKSNAALIQAGNLEDHLEQLGEVDWIIEVVVENLDVKKKVFEKVEQYRKQDSIVSSNTSGISIEAMTEGRSKNFRKNFLGTHFFNPPRYLKLLEVIPTADTDPEVVQFMKVFGEDVLGKGVVFAKDTPNFIANRIGTYGLLVTVKEMLKGGYSVGEVDSVTGPLIGRPKSATFRTLDVVGLDTFIHVAKNVYDKVDGQEKEVFEVPDFMLQMRDNGWLGSKSGQGFFKKEGKEILQLNPESMEYEARGKLKAASVEMAKQEKGFSGKLKTLVYGKDRASELLWSILAPVLVYSAELTGEIADDITGIDQAMKWGFGWEKGPFETWDAIGVAKSVERMKAEGLHVPAWVEEMIANGHDSFYKEENGDLFFYYNGEYRLIVGNEKAINLKQLKKKQGVIKKNTGASLIDLGDGVALLEFHSPNNAIGMDIIQMINFAVEEVSKNYKGLVIGNQGKNFCVGANLAMILMEAQDDNVFEIDMVVKHFQEAMMKLKYSSFPVVAAPFGMTLGGGTEVCLPADHIQASAETYMGLVEVGVGLIPGGGGNKELYLNYYNSLPKGVDFDLQKVANKVFETIAMAKVSTSAAEARDNHFLTASDGISVNGDHLIYDAKQAVIHLAEHYTAPVKKKVPVVGETGYATLLLGAQSMHQSGFISEHDLKIAKKLAYVIAGGKVPFGTEVDEEYLLRLEREAFLSLIQEQKSQMRMQHMLVKGRPLRN
- a CDS encoding proline dehydrogenase family protein — encoded protein: MERVMRDFFLFLSKNKPMTKAAKQYGLRFGAARFVAGETVEQAVEAIKKLNEEGLCVTLDYLGEFIDNEQEAAEMTDQCVKAVHAIGEHNLDSQLSLKLTSMGLDLSEEIALENMRRILDAAVQHNVFVTIDMEDYERCGKTLNIFKQLKSEYDNIGTVIQAYLYRTEEDMVALNEFSPNLRLVKGAYKESPEVAYTEKSQVDENFRKIIKMHLLNGNYTAVATHDDAIIDYTIKLVEGHNIPADQFEFQMLFGIREELQRELHKKGYKMRVYMPFGTDWYGYFMRRLAERPANVAFVAKGIISK
- a CDS encoding spore coat protein; this translates as MQEIQTNAVMTDRDWATDILILEKHLAVSYSVAANEASNQPLFQFIQSISEETARQQHTLYSLMQQQNWYKPEQETPNKIQTAAQQARTDQSQLPLS
- a CDS encoding DUF2573 family protein, with translation MINEKIDAMVEKYAELLTGDTSEESIEEIKLYILYNHIAKSMPALAKHWNALYPEGKEDMKKIVADIQRKNKVLREEKKHT
- a CDS encoding ABC transporter ATP-binding protein, whose translation is MLKTQSLTLGYGDSIIIEELNLTIPKGEISVLIGGNGCGKSTLLRSMARLLKPHDGDVLLNGKEINRYSSRKVAQEMAILPQSPVAPEGLTVLQLVKQGRYPYQGFLQQWSAKDEKAVQNALASTGMTELQDRFVDELSGGQRQRAWIAMTLAQDTDIILLDEPTTYLDMTHQIEILDLLFELNERENRTIVMVLHDLNLACRYAHNLIAVKDRTVYKQGKPEEVISCEMVRHVFEMNCQVTTDPLFGTPLCIPHGRGRCIVQQPANPAVAQ
- a CDS encoding thioredoxin family protein; this translates as MQGIKNTEQFKEAINSNDPVIVKFTADWCPDCRRMDMFIDDIMDEYNGYKWFNLNRDELPEIADEQEVMGIPSLLIFQNGEKKAHLHSANAKSPEQVTEFLEAQK
- a CDS encoding HAD family hydrolase — translated: MSIRTIQIGDQPISASVIAFDKDGTLFQAEPFWIALNKERKKRFVSIAGLHNGDLWDRMMGVSSNAVDHSGLLAIAGESEEKIAIAALIYQQTQKPWIESLALSEKLLEESNRSLRIQDAFIPTPGARDLLYSLKEAGYVVGIVTSDQHDRTVECLKLLDFHKKADFIVTPAAVAHGKPAPDMLEKVLRNFTVPAHEVLVVGDSIVDLMMSKAAGCKSVLVNEKPDILEQLAPLADYAIEGLNGMKVIWEKRVY